In one window of Pseudomonas putida DNA:
- a CDS encoding (2Fe-2S)-binding protein gives MQTTISLRINGQPVDVSADADTPLLLILRNDLCLNGPKYGCGLGECGACTVIIDGVAARSCVIPLAGAEGREVTTLEGLGNKAAPHPVQQAFIDEQAAQCGYCMNGMIMTAKALLDRIPNPTDEQIRNELSGNLCRCGTHVEILRAVRRAAGRQA, from the coding sequence ATGCAAACAACCATCTCCCTACGGATCAACGGTCAGCCTGTGGATGTCAGCGCCGACGCCGACACACCGCTGCTGCTGATCCTGCGCAACGACCTGTGCCTGAACGGCCCCAAGTACGGCTGCGGCCTGGGCGAGTGCGGGGCCTGCACGGTAATCATCGACGGGGTGGCCGCGCGCTCCTGCGTGATCCCCCTGGCCGGCGCCGAAGGCCGCGAGGTCACCACGCTCGAAGGTCTCGGTAACAAGGCCGCGCCGCACCCGGTGCAGCAGGCGTTCATCGACGAACAGGCGGCCCAGTGCGGCTACTGCATGAACGGCATGATCATGACCGCCAAGGCCCTGCTCGACCGTATCCCCAATCCCACCGACGAACAGATCCGCAACGAACTGTCCGGCAACCTCTGCCGCTGCGGCACCCACGTCGAAATCCTGCGCGCGGTGCGCCGCGCCGCCGGCCGCCAGGCCTGA
- a CDS encoding N-carbamoylsarcosine amidohydrolase: MSDAQSARDNYQGVWGQRIGFGRKAALLMIDFMQGYTTPGAPLYAPGVVSAVEQASGLLALARDSGTLVVHTNIRYQPPHFADGGVWVRKAPVMKDMVEGNPLAAFCEAVMPLAQEVVLSKQYASAFFGTSLAPLLHAQGVDTVVLAGCSTSGCIRASAVDALQHGFRTIVVRECVGDRHEDPHEANLFDIDSKYGDVVSRQEAMEQLKRLAD; the protein is encoded by the coding sequence ATGAGCGACGCACAGAGCGCCCGTGACAACTACCAGGGCGTGTGGGGCCAGCGCATCGGCTTCGGCCGCAAGGCGGCCCTGCTGATGATCGACTTCATGCAGGGCTACACCACCCCCGGTGCGCCGCTCTACGCCCCCGGCGTGGTGTCGGCCGTCGAGCAGGCCAGCGGCCTGCTGGCGCTGGCGCGTGACTCCGGTACTCTGGTGGTCCACACCAATATCCGCTACCAGCCCCCGCACTTTGCCGATGGTGGCGTGTGGGTGCGCAAGGCGCCGGTGATGAAGGACATGGTCGAGGGCAATCCACTGGCCGCGTTCTGCGAGGCGGTGATGCCACTGGCGCAGGAAGTGGTGCTGAGCAAGCAGTATGCGAGCGCCTTTTTCGGCACCAGCCTTGCACCGCTGCTGCATGCGCAAGGGGTCGACACCGTGGTGCTGGCCGGTTGCTCCACCAGCGGCTGTATCCGCGCCAGTGCGGTGGATGCGCTGCAGCACGGGTTCCGGACCATCGTGGTGCGCGAATGCGTCGGCGATCGCCATGAGGATCCGCACGAAGCGAACCTGTTCGACATCGACAGCAAGTACGGCGATGTCGTCAGCCGCCAGGAGGCGATGGAGCAACTCAAGCGCCTGGCCGACTGA
- the nicC gene encoding 6-hydroxynicotinate 3-monooxygenase, translated as MRGRQKIAIVGAGLGGAAAATLLQQAGFDVEVFEQAPEFTRLGAGIHIGPNVMKIFRRMGLEQKLELMSSHPDFWFSRDGRTGDYLARIPLGEFARREYGASYITIHRGDLHALQIEAIKPGTVHFGKRLEKIVDEGDQVRLDFADGTHTVADIVIGADGIHSKIREELLGAEAPIYSGWVAHRALIRGDKLKQHADVFEDCVKWWTDDRHMMVYYTTGKRDEYYFVTGVPHEAWDFQGPFVDSSQEEMRAAFEGYHSTVHKLIDATESITKWPLRNRNPLPLWSRGRLVLLGDACHPMKPHMAQGACMAIEDAAMLTRCLQETGLSDHRTAFALYEANRKERASRVQSVSNANTFLYTQEDPAWVYGYDLYGQELKSGEAA; from the coding sequence ATGCGGGGTAGGCAGAAAATCGCAATCGTCGGTGCAGGTCTGGGTGGGGCGGCGGCCGCTACGTTGCTGCAGCAGGCCGGGTTCGACGTCGAGGTGTTCGAGCAGGCGCCGGAGTTCACCCGCCTCGGTGCGGGCATCCACATCGGCCCCAACGTGATGAAGATCTTCCGTCGCATGGGCCTCGAGCAGAAGCTGGAGCTGATGAGCTCGCACCCGGACTTCTGGTTCAGCCGCGACGGCAGGACCGGCGACTACCTGGCGCGGATCCCGCTGGGCGAGTTCGCTCGCCGCGAGTACGGCGCCTCGTACATCACCATCCACCGCGGCGACCTGCACGCGCTGCAGATCGAGGCGATCAAGCCGGGCACCGTGCATTTCGGCAAGCGCCTGGAAAAGATCGTCGACGAGGGTGACCAGGTGCGCCTGGACTTCGCCGACGGCACTCATACCGTGGCCGATATCGTCATCGGTGCCGATGGCATCCACTCGAAGATCCGCGAGGAACTGCTGGGCGCTGAAGCGCCGATCTACAGCGGTTGGGTCGCTCACCGTGCGCTGATTCGCGGCGACAAGCTCAAGCAGCACGCAGACGTGTTCGAGGACTGCGTGAAGTGGTGGACCGACGATCGTCACATGATGGTCTACTACACCACCGGCAAACGCGACGAGTACTACTTCGTCACCGGCGTACCGCACGAGGCCTGGGACTTCCAGGGCCCGTTCGTGGACAGCAGCCAGGAAGAGATGCGCGCCGCCTTCGAGGGCTACCACTCGACGGTGCACAAGCTGATCGACGCGACCGAGTCCATCACCAAGTGGCCGCTGCGCAACCGCAACCCGCTGCCGCTGTGGAGCCGTGGCCGCCTGGTGCTGCTGGGCGATGCCTGCCATCCGATGAAGCCGCACATGGCCCAGGGCGCCTGCATGGCCATCGAGGACGCGGCAATGCTGACCCGCTGCCTGCAGGAAACCGGGCTGTCCGACCACCGCACCGCCTTCGCCCTCTACGAAGCCAACCGCAAGGAACGCGCCTCGCGGGTGCAGTCGGTGTCCAACGCCAACACCTTCCTCTACACCCAGGAAGACCCGGCGTGGGTCTACGGCTATGACCTCTATGGCCAGGAACTGAAAAGCGGGGAGGCGGCATGA
- the nicD gene encoding N-formylmaleamate deformylase — MSSFVAGGNVSANGIRQHYLRYGGKGPALILVPGITSPAITWGFVAERLGQHFDTYVLDVRGRGLSSSGPGLDYGTDACAADIPAFAAALGLGSYHLVGHSMGARFAIRAAAQGAPGLQRLVLIDPPVSGPGRREYPSKLPWYVDSIRQATTGMTGEDMRAFCATWSDEQLALRAEWLHTCHEPAIVRAFNDFHEVDIHQDLPAVRQPALLMVAGRGGVIQAQDIAEIRELKPDIQVVQVDNAGHMIPWDDLEGFFAAFGDFLDHSLV; from the coding sequence ATGAGCAGCTTCGTCGCCGGCGGCAACGTCAGCGCCAACGGCATCCGCCAGCACTACCTGCGCTACGGCGGCAAAGGGCCGGCGCTGATCCTGGTGCCGGGGATCACCAGCCCGGCGATCACCTGGGGGTTCGTCGCCGAGCGCCTCGGCCAGCACTTCGACACCTATGTGCTGGACGTGCGCGGGCGTGGCTTGTCCTCCAGCGGCCCTGGCCTGGACTATGGCACCGATGCCTGCGCCGCCGACATTCCGGCCTTCGCCGCAGCGCTTGGGCTTGGCAGTTATCACCTGGTCGGTCATTCGATGGGCGCACGCTTCGCCATTCGCGCTGCCGCCCAGGGCGCGCCGGGCCTGCAGCGCCTGGTGCTGATCGATCCGCCGGTGTCCGGTCCGGGCCGTCGCGAGTACCCGAGCAAGCTGCCGTGGTACGTCGATTCGATCCGCCAGGCCACGACCGGCATGACCGGTGAGGACATGCGCGCCTTCTGCGCGACCTGGAGCGACGAGCAACTGGCCCTGCGCGCCGAATGGCTGCACACCTGCCACGAGCCGGCGATCGTGCGAGCCTTCAACGATTTCCACGAGGTGGATATCCATCAGGACCTGCCTGCCGTGCGCCAGCCGGCGCTGCTGATGGTGGCCGGGCGTGGCGGTGTGATCCAGGCGCAGGACATCGCCGAGATCCGCGAGCTCAAGCCGGACATCCAGGTGGTTCAGGTCGACAACGCCGGCCACATGATTCCCTGGGACGACCTCGAAGGCTTCTTTGCCGCCTTCGGCGATTTCCTCGACCATTCCCTCGTCTGA
- a CDS encoding TetR family transcriptional regulator has translation MQTRKTGVRAQQADRTKDNILKAAVKVFSKEGFTGGRVEQISTLAKSNDRMIYYYFGNKEKLFISVLEHIYASFNQAEAKLRLDLSDPESALRQLVAFIWDYYVRHPEFVTILATENLHQGQHARKSQNLQALSGEAVGVLRPIIEAGQAKGLFRNDIDITHAYLMIASLCYFYNSNRHTLSSFLAVDLADKQAKADWLDFISDLALRGLRR, from the coding sequence ATGCAGACTCGCAAAACCGGTGTTCGTGCCCAGCAGGCCGACCGCACCAAGGACAACATCCTCAAGGCCGCGGTGAAGGTCTTCAGCAAGGAGGGCTTCACCGGCGGGCGCGTCGAGCAGATCTCCACGCTGGCCAAGTCCAACGACCGGATGATCTATTACTACTTCGGCAACAAGGAAAAGTTGTTCATCAGCGTGCTGGAGCATATCTACGCCAGCTTCAACCAGGCCGAGGCCAAGCTGCGCCTTGACTTGTCCGACCCCGAGAGCGCGTTGCGCCAACTGGTGGCGTTCATCTGGGACTACTACGTACGTCATCCCGAGTTCGTTACCATCCTGGCCACCGAAAACCTTCACCAGGGCCAGCACGCGCGCAAGTCGCAGAACCTGCAGGCGCTGTCCGGCGAGGCGGTCGGCGTGCTGCGGCCGATCATCGAGGCGGGGCAGGCCAAGGGCCTGTTCCGCAATGACATCGACATCACCCACGCCTACCTGATGATTGCCTCGCTCTGCTATTTCTATAACTCCAACCGCCATACGCTCAGCTCGTTCCTCGCCGTAGACCTCGCCGACAAGCAGGCCAAGGCCGACTGGTTGGACTTCATCAGCGATCTCGCCCTGCGCGGCCTGCGCCGCTAG
- a CDS encoding Asp/Glu racemase, giving the protein MTKLYRIGQIVPSSNTTMETEIPAMLTARQAIRPERFTFHSSRMRMKQVKKEELAAMDAESDRCAVELSDAKVDVLGYACLVAIMAMGLGYHRQSEKRLQKATADNDALAPVITSAGALVEALHVMKAKRIAIVAPYMKPLTELVVNYIREEGFEVQDWRALEIPDNLAVARHDPANLPGIVAGMNLEGVDVVVLSACVQMQSLPAVAKVEAQTGKPVVTAAIATTYAMLKALDLEPVVPGAGALLSGAY; this is encoded by the coding sequence ATGACCAAGCTGTATCGCATCGGCCAGATCGTGCCGAGTTCGAACACCACCATGGAAACCGAGATCCCGGCGATGCTCACCGCGCGCCAGGCGATCCGCCCGGAGCGCTTCACCTTCCACTCCAGCCGCATGCGCATGAAGCAGGTGAAGAAGGAAGAGCTGGCGGCGATGGATGCCGAGTCCGACCGCTGCGCGGTGGAGTTGTCCGACGCCAAGGTCGACGTGCTGGGCTACGCGTGCCTGGTGGCGATCATGGCCATGGGGCTGGGCTATCACCGCCAGTCGGAGAAACGCTTGCAGAAAGCCACCGCCGACAACGACGCGCTGGCGCCGGTGATCACCAGTGCAGGTGCCTTGGTCGAGGCGCTGCACGTCATGAAGGCCAAGCGCATCGCCATCGTCGCGCCCTACATGAAGCCGCTGACCGAGCTGGTGGTGAACTACATCCGTGAGGAGGGCTTCGAGGTTCAGGATTGGCGTGCGCTGGAGATCCCCGACAACCTCGCCGTGGCGCGCCATGACCCGGCCAACCTGCCGGGCATCGTCGCCGGCATGAACCTGGAAGGCGTCGATGTGGTGGTGCTGTCGGCCTGCGTGCAGATGCAGTCGCTACCCGCCGTGGCCAAGGTCGAGGCACAGACCGGCAAGCCGGTGGTCACCGCGGCCATCGCCACCACCTACGCCATGCTCAAGGCACTGGACCTGGAGCCTGTGGTTCCGGGCGCTGGTGCCCTGCTGTCGGGCGCCTACTGA
- a CDS encoding molybdopterin cofactor-binding domain-containing protein, producing the protein MNHSQQVPSREQLLASSGVLLIVDEITPPSGPVAKGVTPVIKDRELALFIAVSDDGLVYAFNGHVDLGTGIRTSLAQIVAEELDLRMDQVHMVLGDTERAPNQGATIASATLQISAVPLRKAAATARRFLLQQAALELGCAANALRIEEGAVIAEDGRRLPFADLVRGQNQQLRIADDAPLKAVEDYRLVGRSAARVDIPGKATGELTYVHDMRLPDMLHGRVIRPPYAGHDSGDFVGNSLLAVDESSIAHVPGVVAVVVIRDFVGVVAEREEQAIRAAHDLKLSWKPFTGKLPDLSDVAQAIRDNPRVQRTVLDKGEVDAGIANASQRLSRSYLWPYQLHGSIGPSCALADFTEGQIRVWSGTQNPHLLRADLAWLLECPEARIEIIRMEAAGCYGRNCADDVCADAVLLSRAVGRPVRVQLTREQEHVWEPKGTAQLMEIDGGLNADGTVAAYDFQTSYPSNGAPTLALLLTGAVEPVPALFEMGDRTSIPPYDYEHMRVTINDMTPLVRASWMRGVSAMPNSFAHESYIDELAFAAGVDPVEYRLRHLSDPRAIDLVKATAERAQWQAHTQPMQAPAEGDVLRGRGFAYARYIHSKFPGFGAAWAAWVADVAVDRRTGEVAVTRVVIGHDAGMMVNPEGVRHQIHGNVIQSTSRVLKEQVHFEESTVASKEWGGYPILTFPELPAIDVMMLPRQHEPPMGSGESASVPSAAAIANAIFDATGIRFRELPITAERVRAALGGNGEDSSAPAPPAPKRSKWRFGSIAGVFGAALGMLATALPFRTEIAPVTPPAAGSWSAAMLERGRQVAAAGDCAVCHTVSGGKVNAGGLAMETPFGTLYSTNITPDPETGIGRWSFAAFERAMREGISRDGRHLYPAFPYTSFRTITDGDMQALYAYLMSQTPVRQEAPANDMRFPFNQRPLMAGWNALFLKRGEYQPDPQRSAQWNRGAYLVDGLGHCTACHSPRNLMGAEKAGKSYLAGGMVDGWEAPALNALGKSSTPWSESELFTYLRTGFSDKHGVAAGPMGPVVSELATLPESDVRAIAHYLSSLDGEPHTIATQAAPQVDTQLSISNGERVFKGACMACHSDGLGPKLFGVSPSMAVNSNVHSDVPDNLLRVILHGIPTPATRDLGYMPGFRDSLSDRQVADLAAYLRQRFAADKPAWQGLAAKSAQVRANPGSH; encoded by the coding sequence ATGAATCACTCGCAACAGGTGCCTTCACGCGAGCAATTGCTGGCCAGCAGCGGCGTGCTGCTGATCGTCGACGAGATCACCCCACCCTCAGGGCCGGTCGCAAAGGGCGTGACACCGGTCATCAAGGACCGCGAACTGGCACTGTTCATCGCCGTCAGCGACGACGGCCTGGTTTATGCCTTCAATGGCCACGTCGACCTGGGTACCGGCATCCGCACCTCGCTGGCGCAAATCGTCGCCGAGGAGCTGGACCTGCGCATGGACCAGGTGCACATGGTGCTCGGCGACACAGAGCGTGCGCCGAACCAGGGCGCGACCATCGCCAGCGCCACCCTGCAGATTTCCGCCGTGCCATTGCGCAAGGCCGCGGCCACGGCGCGACGCTTCCTGCTGCAGCAGGCCGCCCTTGAGCTGGGCTGCGCAGCCAATGCGTTGCGGATCGAAGAGGGCGCGGTGATCGCCGAAGACGGCCGTCGCCTACCTTTCGCCGACCTGGTGCGCGGGCAAAACCAGCAATTGCGCATCGCCGACGACGCCCCGCTCAAGGCCGTCGAGGACTATCGCCTGGTCGGGCGCAGCGCCGCGCGGGTAGACATCCCCGGCAAGGCCACCGGCGAGCTGACCTACGTGCACGACATGCGCCTGCCCGACATGCTCCACGGCCGGGTGATCCGCCCGCCCTATGCCGGTCACGACAGTGGCGACTTCGTCGGCAACAGCCTGCTGGCGGTGGATGAAAGCTCCATCGCCCATGTGCCTGGCGTGGTCGCCGTGGTGGTGATCCGCGACTTCGTCGGCGTGGTGGCCGAGCGTGAGGAACAGGCGATCCGCGCCGCCCACGACCTCAAGCTGAGCTGGAAGCCGTTCACTGGCAAGCTGCCCGACCTCAGCGACGTCGCCCAGGCCATCCGCGACAACCCCAGGGTGCAGCGCACCGTACTGGACAAGGGCGAGGTCGACGCGGGCATCGCCAATGCCAGCCAGCGCCTGAGCCGCAGTTACCTGTGGCCCTACCAGCTGCATGGCTCGATCGGCCCGTCCTGTGCCCTGGCCGACTTCACCGAAGGCCAGATCCGCGTCTGGTCCGGCACCCAGAATCCACACCTGCTGCGCGCCGACCTCGCCTGGTTGCTGGAGTGCCCCGAAGCGCGCATCGAGATCATCCGCATGGAAGCGGCGGGCTGCTACGGCCGCAACTGCGCCGACGACGTGTGCGCCGACGCGGTGCTGCTGTCGCGTGCGGTCGGACGCCCGGTGCGGGTGCAACTGACCCGCGAGCAGGAGCATGTCTGGGAGCCCAAGGGCACCGCGCAACTGATGGAGATCGACGGCGGCCTGAACGCCGACGGCACGGTCGCCGCCTACGACTTCCAGACCAGCTACCCCTCCAACGGCGCCCCCACCCTCGCCCTGCTGCTGACCGGCGCGGTGGAACCGGTGCCGGCGCTGTTCGAAATGGGCGACCGCACCTCGATTCCGCCCTATGACTACGAACACATGCGCGTCACCATCAATGACATGACACCGCTGGTACGCGCCTCGTGGATGCGTGGCGTGTCGGCGATGCCCAACAGCTTCGCCCACGAGTCCTATATCGACGAACTGGCCTTCGCGGCAGGCGTCGACCCGGTCGAATACCGCCTGCGCCACCTTTCCGACCCGCGTGCCATCGATCTGGTCAAGGCCACCGCCGAACGCGCGCAGTGGCAGGCGCACACCCAGCCCATGCAGGCGCCCGCCGAGGGCGATGTGTTGCGCGGTCGCGGCTTCGCCTATGCGCGCTACATCCACAGCAAATTCCCGGGTTTCGGGGCGGCCTGGGCGGCCTGGGTCGCCGATGTGGCGGTGGACCGGCGCACCGGCGAGGTAGCCGTCACCCGTGTGGTGATCGGCCATGACGCGGGCATGATGGTCAACCCCGAAGGCGTGCGCCACCAGATCCACGGCAACGTGATCCAGTCCACCAGCCGCGTACTCAAGGAACAGGTGCACTTCGAGGAATCGACGGTAGCCAGCAAGGAATGGGGCGGCTACCCGATCCTCACCTTCCCGGAGCTGCCAGCCATCGACGTGATGATGCTGCCGCGCCAACACGAACCACCGATGGGTAGCGGCGAGTCGGCCTCGGTGCCGAGCGCAGCGGCCATCGCCAACGCGATCTTCGACGCCACCGGCATACGCTTTCGCGAGTTGCCGATCACTGCCGAACGGGTGCGTGCTGCGCTTGGCGGTAACGGCGAGGATTCGTCTGCGCCAGCACCGCCCGCGCCGAAACGCTCGAAGTGGCGGTTCGGCTCGATCGCCGGCGTGTTCGGTGCCGCCCTGGGCATGCTCGCCACGGCCCTGCCCTTTCGCACGGAAATCGCGCCGGTGACGCCTCCGGCGGCCGGCAGCTGGTCGGCGGCGATGCTCGAACGCGGGCGCCAGGTGGCGGCGGCCGGCGATTGCGCGGTGTGCCACACGGTCAGCGGCGGCAAGGTCAATGCCGGCGGCCTGGCGATGGAAACGCCGTTCGGCACGCTGTACAGCACCAACATCACGCCCGATCCGGAAACCGGCATCGGCCGCTGGTCATTCGCCGCCTTCGAGCGCGCCATGCGCGAGGGCATCAGCCGCGACGGCCGACATCTGTACCCGGCCTTTCCCTACACCTCGTTTCGCACTATCACCGACGGTGACATGCAGGCGCTGTACGCCTACCTGATGTCGCAGACACCGGTACGCCAGGAGGCGCCGGCCAACGACATGCGTTTCCCGTTCAACCAGCGCCCGCTGATGGCCGGCTGGAACGCGCTGTTCCTCAAGCGCGGCGAGTACCAGCCCGACCCGCAGCGCAGTGCACAGTGGAACCGCGGCGCCTACCTGGTCGACGGCCTCGGGCACTGCACCGCCTGTCACTCGCCGCGCAACCTGATGGGCGCGGAAAAAGCCGGCAAGAGCTACCTGGCCGGGGGCATGGTCGATGGCTGGGAGGCGCCAGCACTCAACGCCCTGGGCAAGTCGTCCACGCCCTGGAGCGAGAGCGAGTTGTTCACTTATCTGCGCACCGGTTTCTCCGACAAGCACGGTGTCGCCGCCGGGCCCATGGGGCCAGTGGTCAGCGAGCTGGCGACCTTGCCGGAGAGCGACGTGCGGGCCATTGCCCACTACCTGAGTTCACTGGACGGCGAGCCGCACACGATCGCGACCCAGGCTGCGCCTCAGGTCGATACGCAACTGTCCATCAGCAATGGCGAGCGGGTATTCAAAGGTGCGTGCATGGCCTGTCACAGCGATGGCCTGGGCCCGAAGCTGTTCGGTGTCAGCCCGTCGATGGCGGTCAACAGCAACGTGCACAGCGATGTGCCGGACAACCTGCTGCGCGTGATCTTGCACGGTATTCCAACGCCTGCGACCCGCGACCTGGGCTATATGCCCGGCTTCAGGGATAGCCTTTCGGACCGCCAGGTGGCGGACCTGGCCGCCTACCTGCGCCAGCGTTTCGCCGCCGACAAACCGGCCTGGCAAGGGCTGGCGGCGAAGAGCGCGCAGGTACGCGCCAACCCCGGCAGCCACTGA
- a CDS encoding MarR family winged helix-turn-helix transcriptional regulator — protein MPKKTAPVATPLDTTPYDVTEQIGHLLRKAYQRHTAIFQQQACDPQLTSIQFVTLCALRDHGPSSQAELIKATAVDQATIRGIVERLKARELVQLSPDPDDRRKVIVELTESGSALLDAMIPCARQISELSMGSLNAGERVAILFLLRKMIDSDESAG, from the coding sequence ATGCCGAAGAAAACCGCCCCCGTTGCCACTCCGCTCGACACCACGCCCTATGACGTCACCGAACAGATCGGCCACCTGCTGCGCAAGGCGTACCAGCGGCATACGGCGATCTTCCAGCAGCAGGCGTGCGACCCACAGCTCACCTCGATCCAGTTCGTCACCCTGTGCGCCCTGCGCGACCACGGGCCCAGTTCCCAGGCCGAGCTGATCAAGGCCACGGCGGTGGACCAGGCGACCATCCGTGGCATCGTCGAGCGCCTCAAGGCGCGCGAACTGGTGCAACTGTCGCCAGACCCGGACGACCGGCGCAAGGTCATCGTCGAGCTCACCGAAAGCGGCTCGGCGCTGCTCGACGCGATGATTCCGTGCGCACGACAGATCAGCGAGCTGAGCATGGGCAGCCTCAATGCCGGGGAGCGGGTGGCGATCCTGTTCCTGTTGCGCAAGATGATCGACAGCGACGAGTCGGCCGGCTAG
- a CDS encoding 2,5-dihydroxypyridine 5,6-dioxygenase: protein MPVSNAELTQMFEHVLKLSRVDETQSVAVLKSHYSDPRTVNAAMEAAQRLKAKVYAVELPSFNHPTAMGNDMTAYCGDTALTGNIAAQRALEAADLIVDTMMLLHSPEQEQILKTGTRILLAVEPPEVLARMLPTEDDKRRVLAAETLLKQARSMHVRSKAGSDFHAPLGQYPAVTEYGYADEPGRWDHWPSGFLFTWPNEDSAEGTLVLDVGDIILPFKNYCRERITLEIEKGFITGIHGGFEAEYLRDYMKYFNDPEVYGISHIGWGLQPRAQWTAMGLHDRNDGMCMDARAFYGNFLFSTGPNTEVGGKRKTPCHLDIPLRNCDIYLDDQAVVLAGEVVAPEESKAR, encoded by the coding sequence ATGCCGGTGAGCAATGCAGAGCTGACCCAGATGTTCGAACACGTGCTGAAACTGTCTCGGGTTGACGAAACCCAGAGCGTCGCCGTGCTCAAGAGCCACTACTCCGACCCGCGCACGGTCAACGCCGCGATGGAGGCAGCGCAGCGCCTGAAGGCCAAGGTCTATGCGGTGGAGTTGCCGTCGTTCAACCACCCCACGGCGATGGGCAACGACATGACCGCTTACTGCGGCGACACCGCGCTGACCGGCAACATCGCCGCCCAGCGGGCGCTGGAAGCGGCCGACCTGATCGTCGACACCATGATGCTGCTGCACTCTCCCGAGCAGGAGCAGATCCTCAAGACCGGCACGCGCATCCTGCTGGCGGTCGAACCCCCGGAAGTACTGGCGCGCATGCTGCCCACCGAGGACGACAAGCGTCGCGTGCTGGCCGCCGAGACCCTGCTCAAGCAAGCGCGCAGCATGCATGTGCGTTCCAAGGCCGGCAGCGACTTCCACGCCCCGCTCGGCCAGTATCCGGCGGTCACCGAATACGGCTACGCCGACGAGCCGGGGCGCTGGGACCACTGGCCCAGTGGCTTCCTGTTCACCTGGCCGAACGAGGACAGCGCCGAAGGCACGCTGGTACTGGATGTCGGCGACATCATCCTGCCGTTCAAGAACTACTGCCGCGAGCGCATCACCCTGGAGATCGAGAAAGGCTTCATCACCGGTATCCACGGCGGCTTCGAAGCCGAATACCTGCGTGACTACATGAAGTACTTCAACGACCCCGAGGTGTACGGCATCTCCCACATCGGCTGGGGCCTGCAACCCCGCGCGCAATGGACCGCCATGGGCCTGCACGACCGCAACGACGGCATGTGCATGGACGCACGCGCCTTCTACGGCAACTTCCTGTTCTCCACCGGCCCAAACACCGAGGTCGGCGGCAAGCGCAAGACCCCGTGCCACCTGGATATCCCGCTGCGCAACTGCGATATCTACCTGGACGACCAGGCCGTGGTGCTGGCCGGCGAGGTGGTCGCGCCCGAGGAGTCCAAGGCCCGATAG